A region of Paenibacillus sp. JNUCC-31 DNA encodes the following proteins:
- a CDS encoding MarR family winged helix-turn-helix transcriptional regulator yields the protein MKSPKDTLYLDLFQIIGLKLKKRADESIKELGLNAQQGKVIDYIYQNQDNHIIQKDLADRFHLRGASITSMLQGLEQKGFIERKIPTDNERQKNIYVLPKAIELIEDFQESFQKVEEEIVQVLTDEEKQVLKKLLIKINERI from the coding sequence ATGAAGTCCCCAAAGGATACACTTTATCTGGATTTGTTTCAGATTATTGGTCTCAAGTTAAAGAAGAGAGCAGACGAGAGTATAAAGGAGCTCGGGTTAAACGCTCAACAAGGGAAAGTGATCGACTATATTTATCAGAACCAAGATAATCATATTATTCAAAAGGACCTTGCAGATCGGTTTCATCTACGTGGGGCCAGTATCACTAGCATGCTTCAAGGTCTAGAGCAAAAAGGATTCATCGAGCGCAAAATTCCTACCGATAATGAACGGCAAAAAAATATATATGTATTGCCAAAAGCGATTGAACTGATTGAAGACTTTCAAGAATCATTCCAAAAGGTGGAGGAAGAAATCGTTCAAGTCCTTACCGACGAGGAGAAGCAAGTTTTAAAGAAATTGTTGATCAAAATCAATGAGCGCATATGA
- a CDS encoding XRE family transcriptional regulator yields MKFELGRCLLNERLMESGKSAEWLAKDLLFKPERVYDFIENKRVMPLKIAISIADSIGCDVRALYELIPNDN; encoded by the coding sequence TTGAAGTTTGAATTAGGACGTTGCTTACTGAATGAACGATTGATGGAGTCCGGAAAGTCAGCGGAATGGCTGGCTAAAGACTTGCTTTTTAAACCGGAACGAGTCTACGACTTTATCGAAAACAAAAGAGTGATGCCACTCAAAATTGCCATATCGATCGCCGATTCTATCGGTTGTGATGTTCGTGCCTTGTATGAATTAATTCCGAACGATAACTAA
- a CDS encoding ABC transporter permease, which translates to MKGSHAVVSVNPSLKNKSLGKRIWKNWELYLFMLPVLLYFLVFHYGPMYGIQIAFKNFVPSKGITGSEWVGFDHFERFFNSYFFWDLLWNTFSISFYELAIGFPLPIILALAFNEVRNGPFKKSVQTVTYAPHFISVVVMAGMIITFLSPSSGMIVRFIEFLGLQPAAFLTDPAWFKTVYVFSGVWQSTGWGTIIYLAALSGVDPQLHEAAIMDGASRFKRMLHINLPTIVPTITIMLILNMGNILGLGFEKILLLQNSLNMEASDVISTYVYRAGLVNAQYSFSTAVGLFNSVVNVILLVTVNQIAKRTSENSLW; encoded by the coding sequence ATGAAGGGGAGTCATGCTGTAGTATCCGTAAATCCTTCATTGAAGAACAAATCCCTTGGCAAAAGAATCTGGAAAAATTGGGAACTCTATCTGTTCATGCTTCCCGTGTTATTGTATTTCCTCGTTTTTCATTACGGTCCGATGTACGGTATTCAGATTGCTTTTAAGAATTTCGTACCTTCGAAAGGAATTACGGGTAGCGAATGGGTCGGTTTTGACCATTTTGAACGGTTTTTCAATTCCTATTTTTTCTGGGATTTGCTATGGAACACGTTCAGCATCAGTTTCTATGAACTTGCTATCGGTTTTCCGCTTCCGATCATTCTGGCACTGGCTTTCAATGAAGTCCGCAACGGCCCGTTCAAGAAATCGGTTCAGACGGTAACCTATGCGCCGCATTTCATTTCTGTCGTTGTTATGGCAGGGATGATCATTACTTTTTTATCACCCTCTAGTGGCATGATTGTCCGGTTCATCGAGTTCCTGGGCCTACAACCAGCGGCGTTTCTGACTGATCCGGCCTGGTTTAAGACAGTGTATGTCTTCTCGGGCGTCTGGCAGAGCACAGGGTGGGGAACTATTATTTATCTCGCGGCTCTGTCAGGCGTAGATCCCCAGCTGCATGAAGCGGCCATTATGGATGGAGCAAGCCGGTTTAAACGGATGCTGCATATCAATCTGCCGACGATCGTGCCCACGATAACGATCATGCTGATCTTGAATATGGGTAATATACTGGGCCTTGGCTTCGAGAAGATTCTGCTGCTGCAGAATTCGCTCAATATGGAGGCTTCCGATGTAATTTCCACCTATGTATACCGCGCGGGCCTTGTGAACGCCCAGTACAGCTTCTCAACAGCTGTAGGATTGTTCAACTCGGTAGTCAACGTTATTTTGCTTGTTACTGTTAACCAGATCGCCAAGCGCACCAGTGAGAATAGCCTCTG
- a CDS encoding TetR/AcrR family transcriptional regulator codes for MTIKKNDADPRVKRTRRLLQDAFASLTQEKDFESITVRDIAERATVNRATFYAHFVDKFEILEAKLMESFMTIINRRINGHEVLNEETIQSVFLGVCDFHEGLSTMCKRRYTSLGSVFEIQIKEKIQSILLSFIDKDKMLSSPNAYLLINTSSIMLSWGMYGAAYVWNNEGCQLSAEAFVKQTMPLMMNGAKELLG; via the coding sequence ATGACAATTAAAAAAAATGATGCTGATCCTCGTGTGAAACGTACACGGCGACTCCTTCAGGACGCCTTTGCTTCATTAACTCAAGAAAAAGATTTTGAATCGATAACCGTTAGGGATATTGCAGAGCGTGCAACGGTTAACAGAGCGACCTTTTATGCGCACTTTGTCGATAAATTTGAGATTCTGGAAGCAAAATTAATGGAATCATTCATGACAATCATAAATCGCAGAATAAACGGTCACGAAGTATTAAATGAAGAAACTATTCAGAGTGTTTTTCTGGGTGTATGCGATTTTCACGAGGGTTTAAGCACAATGTGCAAAAGAAGGTATACATCGCTTGGATCTGTATTCGAAATTCAAATAAAGGAAAAAATCCAATCGATTCTCCTATCCTTTATAGATAAAGACAAGATGCTATCAAGTCCAAACGCGTACTTATTAATAAATACATCTTCTATCATGTTAAGTTGGGGGATGTATGGGGCCGCTTACGTTTGGAACAATGAAGGGTGTCAATTAAGTGCGGAAGCATTCGTTAAACAGACAATGCCCTTAATGATGAACGGAGCCAAAGAACTCCTCGGATAG
- a CDS encoding MerR family transcriptional regulator, producing the protein MRLTVSKFAKLADTTVRTLRHYRQLGILVPSQKNENDHYVYINEDFKRLHEIQLLQSLGLSLNEIKACLEDPKYSFNEIIRFQEQSLQQRREAIDCSLALIERINWLTEQDQLHESNSEILMLLMNSMRVEEAQKKLLQKYVSKDIIDKVFPEDISKQTYLDGQLYHLLLLVQRAIVNDLKPDHPVIQQQLHDIVTDTPLRNLIFNDEVNNEELYKNVKPYESLVPKHTMDFLKEAFEVLNLKKNSSLKD; encoded by the coding sequence ATGAGATTAACGGTGAGTAAATTTGCAAAGCTAGCAGACACAACGGTTCGTACGTTACGACATTATCGACAACTTGGAATTTTAGTGCCCTCACAAAAAAATGAAAATGACCATTATGTATATATAAATGAGGATTTTAAAAGGCTTCATGAAATTCAATTATTGCAAAGTCTGGGTCTTTCATTAAACGAAATTAAAGCCTGTTTGGAAGATCCGAAATATTCTTTCAATGAAATAATTAGATTTCAAGAACAATCCCTTCAACAGAGGAGAGAAGCAATCGATTGCTCTTTAGCGTTAATTGAACGAATAAATTGGTTAACCGAGCAAGATCAACTCCATGAATCAAACTCAGAGATACTCATGCTACTTATGAATTCCATGCGTGTTGAGGAGGCTCAAAAAAAACTGCTTCAAAAGTATGTCTCTAAAGATATTATTGATAAGGTGTTTCCAGAGGATATCTCTAAGCAAACGTACTTGGATGGACAACTCTACCATTTGTTATTGCTTGTCCAACGAGCGATCGTAAACGATCTTAAACCAGATCATCCTGTTATACAGCAGCAGTTGCATGACATAGTAACAGATACTCCATTACGTAATCTGATTTTCAATGACGAGGTAAATAACGAAGAACTGTATAAAAACGTAAAACCCTATGAGTCGTTGGTGCCTAAGCATACCATGGATTTTTTAAAAGAAGCATTTGAGGTATTAAATCTTAAGAAGAATTCTTCTTTAAAGGATTGA
- a CDS encoding glycoside hydrolase family 125 protein, with protein sequence MNMPASITTYLNEADERLAHHPKLQQLFRNCFPNTLETTTKLLEDGTTFVFTGDIPAMWLRDSTEQVRHYIPFAKNDPALQRILRGLIARQMFYVNIDPYTNAFNETANDKHYRATDDCNLNPWMWERKYELDSLCFVVQLAYMYWKEAEQTDIFDTACYQALTSIVNVIETEQYHGEKSPYHFIRETLQDTETLHNNGRGMPVNYTGMSWSGFRPSDDSCEFGYNIPSNMFAVVILDYIREIASVIYKDERLAARAAKLRKEIDFGIRTYGIVNHPKYGRIYAYETDGYGNYSLMDDAGTPGLISIPYIGYVGVEDEIYQNTRRFALSFDNPFYFEGKHAKGIGSPHTPGGYVWHMALSMQALTADNDEEVKELIDMLVRTDANTGYMHEGFHPDNPSDYSREWFAWSNSLFATLIGKAMDKGIV encoded by the coding sequence ATGAACATGCCAGCTTCCATTACTACTTATCTTAATGAAGCCGATGAACGGCTCGCGCATCACCCGAAATTACAGCAATTGTTCCGCAACTGCTTCCCGAATACGCTGGAGACAACAACCAAGCTGCTTGAAGACGGTACCACCTTTGTATTTACGGGGGATATCCCGGCCATGTGGTTGCGGGATTCTACGGAGCAAGTGCGCCATTATATCCCTTTTGCCAAAAATGACCCTGCGCTGCAGCGGATTCTCCGCGGCCTGATCGCCCGCCAGATGTTCTATGTCAATATTGATCCATACACCAATGCCTTCAACGAAACGGCAAATGACAAACATTATCGGGCTACGGATGACTGTAATCTAAACCCGTGGATGTGGGAGCGCAAATACGAGCTGGACTCCCTCTGCTTCGTTGTCCAGCTGGCTTATATGTATTGGAAGGAAGCGGAGCAGACTGATATCTTTGATACGGCCTGCTACCAGGCGCTGACCTCCATCGTGAACGTTATCGAAACGGAACAGTACCACGGAGAGAAATCACCGTACCATTTCATCCGGGAGACGCTTCAGGATACGGAGACTTTGCACAATAACGGACGCGGCATGCCTGTTAATTACACCGGCATGAGCTGGTCGGGCTTCCGTCCGAGTGATGACAGCTGTGAGTTCGGCTACAATATTCCCTCCAATATGTTCGCTGTAGTGATTCTGGACTATATTCGCGAGATCGCAAGCGTCATCTATAAGGACGAAAGACTGGCGGCCCGGGCAGCGAAGCTGCGCAAGGAGATCGACTTTGGCATCCGGACCTACGGAATTGTGAATCATCCTAAATACGGCCGAATTTACGCCTACGAAACGGATGGATACGGTAATTATTCTCTGATGGACGATGCCGGCACACCAGGACTGATATCTATTCCTTATATTGGTTATGTGGGTGTGGAGGATGAAATTTATCAGAACACTCGCCGCTTTGCCCTCAGCTTCGATAACCCGTTCTATTTCGAGGGTAAACATGCCAAAGGCATCGGCAGTCCGCATACCCCTGGAGGTTATGTGTGGCATATGGCATTGTCCATGCAGGCGCTGACAGCAGATAACGATGAGGAGGTCAAAGAATTAATTGATATGCTTGTTCGGACTGATGCGAATACCGGATATATGCACGAAGGCTTTCACCCGGATAATCCCTCCGATTATTCACGTGAATGGTTTGCCTGGTCCAACAGTTTGTTTGCTACACTGATCGGCAAAGCAATGGACAAGGGAATAGTCTAG
- a CDS encoding nitroreductase family protein: protein MSVSQPSVTMGHQLFFDVIGERRSVRSYNAEAKISREELTDILRQATLAPSAANLQPWRFLVIDSPELKQKLLPIAFNQQQVVEASAVIAVLGDLECYTLAEKIYGMAVEAGYMPAETAKSFVERYTGMYSSMPPEAIHEKVYTDGGLVSMQLMLVARAKGYDTVSMGGYDKQKFKEAFRISERYIPIMLIAIGKAAKPGHPTVRLAVDDVAFFNEMPNE from the coding sequence ATGTCGGTTTCACAACCATCTGTAACAATGGGGCATCAACTTTTTTTTGATGTTATTGGAGAACGCCGTTCGGTTCGTAGTTATAATGCCGAAGCCAAGATTTCGCGGGAGGAATTGACCGACATCTTGCGACAAGCCACGTTGGCTCCTTCAGCCGCTAATCTGCAGCCATGGCGTTTTCTCGTTATCGATTCGCCGGAGCTGAAGCAGAAGCTGCTTCCAATCGCATTCAATCAACAGCAAGTCGTCGAGGCTTCGGCAGTCATTGCGGTACTCGGAGATTTGGAGTGTTATACATTGGCCGAGAAAATCTATGGAATGGCTGTCGAAGCGGGTTACATGCCTGCAGAAACAGCTAAATCGTTCGTGGAACGCTATACTGGGATGTATTCGAGCATGCCACCCGAGGCTATCCACGAAAAAGTGTATACCGACGGGGGGCTAGTATCGATGCAGCTCATGCTTGTCGCCCGTGCTAAAGGCTACGACACGGTATCGATGGGCGGCTATGACAAACAAAAGTTCAAGGAAGCTTTCCGCATATCAGAACGCTATATTCCGATTATGTTAATCGCCATTGGCAAGGCTGCGAAGCCCGGACATCCGACGGTGAGGTTGGCAGTTGATGATGTAGCTTTCTTTAACGAAATGCCTAACGAATAA
- a CDS encoding glucose-1-dehydrogenase encodes MYTDLQGQTVVITGAATGLGEAMALRFGKEKANVLINYYSSNQNIQPLIEKIKSYGGQAIGVKGDVSKEEDVKELVQAAHEHFGSLDIMINNAGIENEVPSEELSLKDWKRVIDVNLTGAFLGSKEAVNYMLEHDIKGRIINISSVHEVIPWPHFLHYAASKGGVKMMTETLALEFAPKGIRVNSIAPGAINTPINAVKFANPKLRTSVEDLVPLGYIGKPEEIAAAAVWLSSSESSYVTGITLFVDGGMTKYPSFQGGRG; translated from the coding sequence ATGTATACGGATCTTCAAGGACAGACAGTTGTCATTACGGGAGCGGCTACCGGCCTGGGAGAAGCAATGGCACTGCGTTTTGGTAAGGAAAAAGCAAATGTTTTGATCAATTACTACAGTAGTAATCAGAACATACAGCCCCTCATTGAAAAAATTAAATCGTACGGTGGGCAGGCCATTGGAGTAAAGGGAGATGTCTCCAAGGAAGAGGACGTAAAGGAGCTGGTGCAGGCGGCGCATGAACATTTTGGCTCCCTGGATATTATGATCAACAATGCCGGCATTGAGAACGAGGTTCCGTCAGAGGAGCTGAGTTTGAAAGACTGGAAACGCGTCATTGATGTGAATCTAACTGGAGCGTTCCTCGGTTCAAAGGAGGCCGTGAATTACATGCTGGAGCATGATATCAAAGGCCGAATCATCAATATTTCCAGTGTACATGAAGTTATCCCATGGCCGCATTTCCTTCATTATGCCGCGAGCAAGGGCGGGGTCAAGATGATGACTGAGACGCTAGCTCTGGAGTTTGCGCCAAAGGGAATTCGTGTGAACAGCATCGCACCGGGTGCAATCAACACACCCATTAACGCAGTTAAATTCGCCAATCCCAAACTGCGAACATCGGTTGAGGATCTGGTGCCGCTCGGTTACATCGGAAAGCCGGAAGAAATTGCAGCGGCTGCTGTATGGCTCTCCTCTTCGGAATCCAGCTATGTTACAGGTATTACCCTGTTCGTTGATGGAGGCATGACAAAATATCCTTCCTTTCAGGGAGGCCGTGGGTAA
- a CDS encoding GNAT family N-acetyltransferase, whose product MTTISIDKASSYSLLGAKLHVMAIGNMAHTIAGSNNQNVVDATFRKLWQTKNNRFSHQYAYEAKLGEKIYGMISCLPITVLDQLTGSTMKQLFLLRKMGLVLYNLVRPMGLFSTLTLKEGFQGEFHIASLATMPESRGMGIGSQLIHFAEEEAISRGYAISSLTVKKENHLAARLYAKLGYEITSEINKPTMSFYRMVKKLK is encoded by the coding sequence ATGACAACAATTTCAATCGACAAAGCCAGTTCTTATTCATTACTCGGAGCGAAGCTTCATGTAATGGCAATTGGCAATATGGCTCACACCATCGCAGGTTCAAATAATCAGAACGTAGTCGATGCTACATTCAGAAAATTATGGCAGACGAAAAACAATCGTTTCAGTCATCAGTATGCATATGAAGCAAAATTAGGAGAAAAAATCTATGGAATGATCTCATGTTTGCCAATCACAGTGCTCGATCAATTGACCGGGTCTACGATGAAACAATTGTTTTTGCTTAGAAAAATGGGACTGGTTTTGTACAATTTAGTTCGCCCAATGGGGTTATTTTCCACCTTAACACTAAAAGAAGGATTTCAAGGTGAATTCCATATTGCTTCACTGGCAACGATGCCTGAAAGCAGAGGCATGGGTATAGGTTCCCAGCTTATTCATTTCGCTGAGGAGGAAGCTATTTCACGAGGTTATGCAATCAGTTCCTTAACAGTGAAAAAGGAGAATCATCTGGCAGCTAGATTATATGCAAAACTCGGCTATGAAATTACCTCAGAAATTAATAAACCCACGATGTCGTTTTACAGAATGGTCAAGAAACTGAAATGA
- a CDS encoding CPBP family intramembrane glutamic endopeptidase, with amino-acid sequence MTETKAKEQYKILLRASLTLTTFLFIGLVLIWIVKRGEMLPFIASLFIPNEISILSAILIGLISSLFITTIVLVTFIKTRTELPQTEGSDMIKKIMIKPSGVAVSAIGGGVFEEFLFRGVLIGLFIGYSLIVDWLVILISTFLFWVIHVPQYKGATGILIGVFVNGLIFALLFYFTGSLIPPMLAHGIYNTSIGIILAKKYKK; translated from the coding sequence ATGACTGAAACCAAGGCAAAGGAACAGTACAAAATACTGTTGAGAGCATCACTAACGCTAACAACCTTTCTTTTTATTGGATTGGTTCTTATTTGGATAGTTAAACGGGGAGAAATGTTACCATTTATAGCTTCCTTATTTATACCAAACGAGATTAGTATTTTATCCGCAATACTCATTGGTCTTATTTCCAGTTTGTTTATAACGACTATTGTTCTAGTTACATTCATTAAAACAAGAACAGAACTACCCCAAACCGAGGGATCAGATATGATTAAAAAAATAATGATCAAACCAAGTGGTGTAGCTGTATCTGCAATAGGTGGCGGTGTATTTGAAGAATTCCTTTTTAGAGGTGTCCTGATCGGATTATTTATTGGATACTCTTTAATAGTGGATTGGCTAGTCATTCTAATAAGTACTTTTCTATTTTGGGTAATACATGTTCCACAATATAAAGGTGCAACCGGTATCCTTATAGGTGTGTTTGTAAATGGGTTGATTTTTGCACTACTCTTTTATTTTACCGGGTCGTTAATCCCGCCCATGCTTGCCCATGGGATTTATAATACTTCTATTGGAATTATTCTGGCGAAAAAATACAAAAAATGA